A single genomic interval of Croceibacter atlanticus HTCC2559 harbors:
- a CDS encoding RNA polymerase sigma factor, whose amino-acid sequence MSLDQLILKCKKQDIKAQGQLYQLFADKLFSVSLKYSRNYSEAEDNLQDAFLQIFKKIDQYKNKGSFEGWLKRIVINIALQKYRKQTYFEIVDEQQLEEPSVEVEENDIKLDFLLKCIQQLPDRYRLVFNLYVLDGYAHKDIADLLSISVGTSKSNLARARHILKATIEDAQPKGQQSL is encoded by the coding sequence TTGAGTTTAGATCAACTCATTCTTAAATGCAAAAAGCAAGACATAAAGGCACAAGGACAGCTGTATCAATTATTTGCAGATAAGCTGTTTAGTGTAAGCCTAAAGTATTCTCGTAATTATAGCGAAGCAGAAGACAATTTGCAAGATGCTTTTTTACAGATATTTAAGAAAATAGATCAATATAAAAATAAAGGTTCTTTTGAAGGTTGGTTAAAACGTATTGTAATAAACATAGCACTTCAAAAATATAGGAAGCAAACCTATTTTGAAATTGTAGACGAACAACAACTAGAAGAACCTAGTGTAGAAGTAGAAGAAAATGATATTAAGTTAGACTTTCTTTTAAAGTGCATACAACAATTACCAGACAGGTACAGGTTAGTATTTAACCTATATGTTTTAGATGGTTACGCACATAAAGATATTGCGGATTTGTTAAGCATCTCTGTAGGAACATCTAAATCTAACCTTGCAAGAGCAAGACATATATTAAAGGCAACTATAGAAGACGCCCAACCAAAAGGACAACAGTCTCTTTAA
- the recA gene encoding recombinase RecA: MSDKKEKEAKLKALKLTLDKMDKTYGKGTVMKMSDQSVSDVEAISTGSLGLDLALGVGGYPRGRIVEIYGPESSGKTTLTLHAIAEAQKAGGIAAFIDAEHAFDRFYAEKLGVDLENLIISQPDNGEQALEITDNLIRSGAIDIIVIDSVAALTPKSEIEGEMGDSKMGLHARLMSQALRKLTGSISKTKCTVIFINQLREKIGVMFGNPETTTGGNALKFYCSVRLDIRRSTQIKDSNSEVQGNKTRVKVVKNKVAPPFRTAEFDIMYGQGISKVGEIIDIGVDYEIVKKAGSWFSYEDTKLGQGRDAVKALLLDNPELMEELETKIKAAIKVAKE; this comes from the coding sequence ATGAGCGATAAAAAAGAAAAAGAAGCAAAACTAAAAGCACTAAAGCTTACTTTAGATAAGATGGACAAGACTTATGGTAAAGGTACAGTCATGAAAATGAGTGATCAATCTGTGAGTGATGTTGAAGCAATTTCTACAGGTTCTTTAGGTTTAGATTTAGCTTTGGGAGTAGGTGGTTACCCTAGAGGACGTATAGTTGAAATTTACGGTCCAGAATCTTCAGGTAAGACAACCTTAACCTTGCACGCCATAGCAGAAGCTCAAAAAGCGGGTGGCATAGCTGCTTTTATAGATGCAGAACACGCTTTTGACCGTTTTTATGCTGAAAAATTAGGAGTAGACTTAGAGAACTTAATTATATCTCAACCAGATAATGGTGAGCAGGCTCTAGAAATTACAGACAACTTAATTAGATCTGGCGCTATAGATATTATTGTAATTGACTCGGTTGCGGCACTTACACCTAAAAGTGAGATTGAAGGTGAAATGGGAGATTCTAAAATGGGTCTTCACGCAAGATTAATGTCTCAAGCATTAAGAAAGCTAACAGGATCTATAAGTAAAACCAAGTGTACCGTTATCTTCATTAACCAATTGCGTGAAAAAATTGGAGTTATGTTTGGTAACCCAGAAACTACAACAGGTGGTAATGCACTTAAATTTTACTGTTCAGTTAGATTAGACATTCGTCGATCTACACAAATAAAAGACAGCAATAGCGAGGTGCAAGGTAATAAGACACGTGTAAAAGTTGTTAAAAACAAAGTAGCACCACCATTTAGAACTGCAGAGTTCGATATTATGTACGGTCAAGGAATTTCTAAGGTTGGTGAAATTATTGATATTGGTGTAGACTATGAAATTGTTAAAAAAGCAGGTTCCTGGTTTAGCTATGAAGACACAAAGCTAGGACAAGGTAGAGATGCTGTAAAAGCATTATTACTAGATAATCCAGAGTTAATGGAAGAGTTAGAAACCAAAATTAAAGCCGCCATAAAAGTGGCAAAAGAATAA